In Alteromonas naphthalenivorans, one DNA window encodes the following:
- a CDS encoding IS1595 family transposase, translating to MLPAQFTKLIAELEHLTDSQTRYVEKLLKGTDSVSQLITELEERMVENPECPHCHSSLINRHGKVNKMQRYRCKNCGKTFVATTATPLARLRYKELWLEYIRCMLDSKPLRKCAEECGLHLETSFRWRHRFLALPSALNASKLEGIIEADETLFPYSEKGSKRMTRQPRKRGVKAKKRGRSKDDWVPVLTVRDRAKNTYEAVVPSVTSAALHQELAGKLEKDSVLCSDGYKPYIALSEKNDLIHKRLDVAGGVKVIDKVFHIQNVNAYHSRLKAWIKRFHGVATKYLEHYLGWFRFMDNPENLNENRLFSIQQQLIRT from the coding sequence ATGCTCCCAGCACAATTTACAAAGCTTATAGCCGAGTTAGAACACTTAACAGATAGTCAAACCCGTTATGTTGAGAAGCTGCTGAAAGGCACTGATAGCGTCTCACAGTTGATAACAGAGCTTGAGGAGCGGATGGTTGAAAACCCTGAATGTCCGCACTGTCATAGCTCACTGATCAATCGGCACGGCAAGGTAAACAAGATGCAGCGTTATCGCTGCAAGAACTGCGGCAAAACCTTTGTAGCGACAACGGCGACACCGCTAGCTCGCCTGAGGTACAAAGAGCTTTGGTTAGAATATATTCGCTGTATGCTGGACAGTAAGCCATTGCGTAAATGTGCCGAAGAATGTGGCCTCCACCTTGAAACATCGTTCAGGTGGCGGCACCGATTCTTGGCACTACCATCAGCACTGAATGCGAGCAAATTAGAAGGCATTATCGAAGCAGACGAAACACTTTTTCCCTACTCAGAGAAAGGCTCAAAACGGATGACTCGTCAGCCCCGTAAAAGAGGGGTGAAAGCGAAAAAACGAGGGCGTTCAAAGGATGATTGGGTGCCAGTTTTAACGGTCAGAGACCGAGCTAAGAATACGTATGAAGCCGTTGTACCAAGTGTTACATCGGCAGCTCTGCATCAGGAGCTAGCAGGAAAATTAGAGAAAGACAGTGTGTTGTGTAGTGATGGCTATAAGCCCTACATAGCTCTTTCTGAGAAAAATGATTTAATACACAAGCGCTTAGATGTGGCAGGAGGAGTTAAGGTGATAGATAAAGTCTTTCACATTCAAAATGTTAACGCCTATCACAGCCGTCTGAAAGCGTGGATAAAACGGTTTCACGGAGTAGCCACAAAATACTTGGAACACTACCTAGGTTGGTTCAGGTTTATGGATAATCCAGAAAACCTTAACGAAAACAGGCTCTTTTCGATTCAACAACAGTTAATCCGAACATAG
- a CDS encoding cupin domain-containing protein gives MQVTPSIYMGMQLILPGETAPNHRHTPNAVRIIVEGKGAYTTVNGEPCKMERGDLILTPSGMWHEHHHEGTEPIVWLDILDLPLIYNLEGSWAIESDLQRVHKTRDKSYSDYSAAGIVPNIGFKRTENKTPMLRYPWAKTKSCLLEMASDSSESIIQVSYIDPENGKSLFPSIGFGALMIKNGQSTTLPDRTTPCIFHVLEGSGSMTVNNKTVNFTDKDTLSAPGYSKIEFKNSTEEPIFMLIADESPLHTHLNIF, from the coding sequence ATGCAGGTAACTCCTAGCATATATATGGGAATGCAATTGATTTTACCCGGAGAAACAGCGCCTAATCACCGACATACACCTAATGCGGTAAGAATTATTGTAGAAGGGAAAGGTGCATACACAACAGTAAATGGCGAGCCCTGTAAAATGGAACGGGGGGATTTGATTTTAACACCTTCTGGGATGTGGCATGAACACCATCATGAAGGTACAGAGCCTATTGTTTGGCTAGACATTCTTGATTTGCCACTTATTTATAACTTAGAAGGCTCATGGGCCATTGAAAGTGATTTACAAAGAGTTCATAAAACTAGAGATAAGTCTTATTCAGATTACAGTGCTGCGGGTATTGTTCCAAACATTGGCTTTAAACGAACAGAAAACAAAACACCAATGCTTCGTTATCCTTGGGCTAAAACAAAATCTTGTTTATTAGAAATGGCCTCAGACTCTAGCGAATCAATAATACAAGTAAGTTATATTGACCCAGAAAATGGTAAAAGTTTATTTCCAAGTATTGGATTTGGTGCCTTAATGATTAAAAATGGGCAAAGTACTACATTACCTGATAGAACAACACCTTGTATTTTTCATGTTCTTGAAGGTTCTGGATCCATGACTGTAAACAATAAAACGGTAAACTTTACCGATAAAGATACGCTCTCAGCACCAGGATATAGCAAGATAGAATTTAAAAATTCAACTGAGGAACCAATTTTTATGCTAATAGCAGATGAATCACCACTCCATACTCATTTAAATATATTTTAA
- a CDS encoding GntR family transcriptional regulator, which yields MPQAWDIQVENAYGEIKPIEIEDPRQVGRAIHQILRSYILQGVLQPGTVLNQVSLAQRLNVSRTPIREVIRMLKEEGLVTADLNQRALVAGISYDDLDALYSVRITNEALALAVSIHRNTEQDKERIKSAADVINSSNINDFPTWLQHHRDFHLALYESAGESMLQLIRPNMEKCERFQAIRWRKLPYSGFRKGDDEHLAIVEACLARETINAVELLSTHLARTALDTLNDLAPEREPQFIRQALRCVTTGVQGISVK from the coding sequence ATGCCTCAAGCGTGGGATATTCAGGTTGAGAACGCTTATGGTGAGATAAAACCTATCGAAATCGAAGATCCCAGACAAGTGGGGAGAGCGATTCATCAAATATTGCGCAGCTATATCCTGCAGGGAGTATTACAGCCTGGCACCGTACTCAACCAAGTGAGCTTAGCACAACGCTTAAATGTCAGCCGTACGCCTATTCGTGAGGTGATTCGTATGCTGAAAGAAGAAGGGTTAGTCACCGCAGATCTTAACCAAAGGGCCTTGGTTGCAGGCATTTCCTATGATGACCTGGATGCATTATATTCTGTACGTATTACTAATGAGGCTTTAGCTCTAGCAGTATCTATACATCGCAATACGGAGCAAGACAAAGAGCGAATCAAAAGTGCCGCGGATGTCATTAATTCGAGCAACATCAATGATTTTCCAACTTGGTTGCAGCACCATAGAGATTTTCACTTAGCTCTTTATGAGAGTGCTGGAGAATCGATGCTGCAATTGATCCGGCCGAATATGGAAAAGTGTGAACGCTTCCAGGCAATAAGATGGCGAAAACTTCCCTATAGTGGCTTTAGGAAAGGAGATGATGAACATCTTGCTATCGTTGAGGCCTGTTTAGCTCGTGAAACGATTAATGCTGTTGAGTTACTATCAACTCACTTGGCTCGCACTGCTCTAGATACCCTAAACGATCTTGCGCCAGAAAGAGAGCCGCAATTTATTCGTCAGGCCTTACGTTGCGTCACTACAGGTGTTCAAGGTATTTCTGTGAAATAA
- a CDS encoding Fic family protein, whose amino-acid sequence MNDISQKLADSLEQLQQLQESGVVAIQSKQLSRVHRERLLKHGFIREVIRGWYIPAMPDEKPGDSTSWYTSFWDFCGTYLSHRFDNAWCLSPEQSISLHIGDRTVPQQLLVRSPKGNNKPTAFLHDTSIFDVRLNMPAAEHIENLDGLNVYSLAAALVYSSANQFQNAPVHMRTAFSMVTDASDVLSVLLAGNHSVIAGRLVGAFRNIGRDLIANNILKGMQAADLKVQEEDPFAEKVQVSFGRRDVSPYVNRMRLMWAQMRESIIAHFPEQPQQTIDIENYMAEVEDKFVTDAYHSLSIEGYRVTRELIELVRSGNWQAEGSDESKKHLDAMAARGYWDAFQEVKKALLAVLEGKNPADVLEQTHSDWYLALFGPSVAAGIIKQSDLAGYRSGPVYIRQSMHTPPSKEAVRDMMPTLFDLLAEEENAAVRVVLGHLIFVYIHPYFDGNGRMGRFIMNLMMASGGYPWTVVPVERRDEYMQALEAASVRQDIVPFTQFLASLV is encoded by the coding sequence ATGAATGACATATCACAAAAACTAGCAGATTCGCTTGAGCAATTACAACAGCTTCAAGAGTCAGGGGTTGTTGCCATCCAGTCAAAGCAACTCAGCAGAGTGCATCGAGAGCGGCTATTGAAGCATGGGTTTATTCGCGAAGTCATCCGGGGCTGGTATATACCTGCGATGCCTGATGAAAAGCCGGGCGACAGTACATCCTGGTATACCTCTTTCTGGGATTTTTGCGGTACTTATTTGTCACACCGTTTCGATAATGCCTGGTGTTTATCACCTGAGCAATCAATTAGCCTGCATATCGGCGATAGAACCGTGCCTCAGCAATTGCTCGTGCGCTCGCCCAAAGGCAATAATAAACCCACCGCCTTTTTGCATGACACCTCGATTTTTGATGTCAGGTTGAACATGCCAGCAGCAGAACACATTGAAAACCTGGACGGGCTCAATGTTTACAGCTTAGCGGCTGCACTTGTTTATTCTTCGGCAAATCAATTTCAAAATGCTCCTGTCCATATGCGTACAGCCTTTTCGATGGTGACTGATGCATCCGATGTATTGTCCGTTTTACTCGCTGGTAATCACAGTGTAATTGCCGGCCGATTAGTGGGGGCTTTTAGAAATATTGGCCGGGATCTGATTGCTAACAATATCTTAAAGGGCATGCAAGCGGCCGATTTGAAAGTGCAAGAAGAAGACCCTTTCGCCGAGAAAGTGCAGGTGAGCTTTGGCCGTCGTGACGTTTCGCCCTATGTTAATCGCATGCGGCTGATGTGGGCGCAAATGCGTGAAAGTATTATCGCGCACTTTCCAGAACAACCACAGCAAACCATCGACATCGAAAACTACATGGCCGAAGTGGAAGACAAATTCGTCACAGACGCCTACCACTCACTGTCCATTGAAGGCTATCGGGTAACTCGCGAATTGATTGAACTGGTTCGCTCTGGTAACTGGCAAGCTGAAGGCTCCGACGAAAGTAAAAAACACTTAGATGCCATGGCTGCTAGAGGCTACTGGGATGCGTTTCAGGAAGTTAAAAAAGCCTTGTTAGCAGTATTAGAAGGTAAGAACCCTGCCGATGTATTGGAACAGACGCACAGCGATTGGTATCTCGCCTTATTTGGTCCTAGTGTTGCGGCCGGTATTATTAAACAGTCGGACTTGGCTGGTTACCGGTCAGGGCCTGTCTATATTCGCCAGTCTATGCACACTCCACCAAGCAAAGAAGCGGTTCGCGACATGATGCCGACACTCTTCGACTTGCTCGCAGAAGAGGAAAATGCAGCAGTCAGAGTGGTACTGGGTCACCTCATTTTCGTCTACATCCACCCTTACTTCGATGGTAACGGCAGAATGGGAAGATTCATCATGAATTTAATGATGGCGTCTGGTGGTTACCCATGGACAGTCGTACCTGTCGAGCGAAGAGATGAATATATGCAAGCGTTGGAAGCTGCGAGTGTTAGACAAGACATTGTGCCTTTTACACAGTTCTTGGCATCGCTAGTTTAA
- a CDS encoding fumarylacetoacetate hydrolase family protein has protein sequence MGPVPLQNLSDIVDLDGTLFNQVKNLVKRLENYDPGPQKLLQSNNAFHDASTVRYSPILRPHVLLACGMAYKDHMREMNTPIPKKPAGFLKSPNSIIANGDPIILPSTDPNMVDFECELACVIGRPLYNVQPEDVLKHIAGFTMINELGSRSHVRAWLNAMEGTNPKECIELFMATAQDKQLPSFCPMGPVIETFDTFGDVNQFSIETKLNGEIMQSADSSDLIFTIAESLAYFSRWYKLMPGDVYSTGSPYGVGYARTPQRLLRDGDIIEVSCPKIGCLSNPVISA, from the coding sequence TTGGGGCCGGTACCATTACAAAATTTATCTGATATTGTGGATCTCGATGGCACGTTATTTAACCAAGTTAAAAACTTAGTTAAGCGACTCGAGAATTACGATCCAGGTCCTCAAAAACTACTGCAATCTAACAACGCATTTCACGATGCAAGTACAGTTCGATATAGCCCAATTTTGCGTCCGCACGTTTTGCTCGCATGCGGGATGGCATATAAAGATCACATGCGCGAGATGAACACGCCAATTCCAAAAAAGCCTGCAGGCTTCTTAAAATCACCTAATTCGATCATTGCTAACGGTGATCCGATAATTTTACCCTCCACCGATCCGAATATGGTTGATTTTGAATGTGAGTTGGCCTGTGTTATTGGTCGCCCTCTTTATAATGTGCAGCCTGAAGATGTTCTGAAGCACATAGCTGGCTTTACTATGATTAATGAACTGGGCTCTCGTTCACATGTGCGAGCATGGTTAAACGCTATGGAAGGTACAAACCCCAAAGAATGTATAGAATTATTTATGGCAACTGCGCAGGACAAACAATTGCCAAGTTTCTGTCCTATGGGTCCTGTTATTGAAACTTTTGATACCTTTGGGGATGTAAATCAATTTTCAATAGAGACAAAGCTCAATGGCGAAATCATGCAATCAGCGGATTCCTCGGACCTTATATTTACAATTGCTGAGAGCTTGGCCTATTTTTCTCGGTGGTACAAGTTGATGCCTGGCGATGTTTATAGTACGGGCTCTCCATATGGTGTAGGCTATGCACGAACTCCTCAGCGTCTATTGCGTGATGGTGATATTATTGAAGTGTCCTGCCCTAAAATTGGCTGCCTATCTAATCCTGTAATCTCAGCCTAA
- a CDS encoding aldehyde dehydrogenase: MKTQLIINNKFVDSESTNTFERYNQTLGEVVTSAAAASVADANNAAEVAQEAFKSWSKTGPTERRNVLLKAADILESKTAEFIDVMAKEVGSSGLWAGFNVMLAANVFREAASLATQIQGETIPTDKPGTLSMTIREPVGVILSIAPWNGPIVLAARAIAYPIVCGNSVVFKASEVSPKTHSLVVEAVIEAGLPAGVLNLLSNKPEDGESIVNALIEHKAVRRINFTGSTHVGRIIAQKAGYHLKRCLLELGGKSPQVILDDANLKEAAKAATFGSFLYQGQICMTTGRIIVDESVADEFGEIFAKLASKLPVGNPCDNNDCIVGPVVTQSSAERLNGYIDDALSKGAKLITGGKANGTVMKPTILDHVTSDMEIYHEESFGPLICMVRVKNADEALHTANDTPYGLSAAVFGKDVNRALQMAKDINAGHCHVNGTTVQNDAQAPYGGTKDSGWGRFDGRAVIDEFTELKWITIEPIVQDYPF, translated from the coding sequence ATGAAAACACAGCTAATCATAAATAATAAGTTTGTCGATAGTGAAAGTACAAACACATTTGAGCGTTACAACCAAACGCTTGGTGAGGTTGTAACATCTGCGGCAGCAGCGAGTGTCGCAGATGCAAATAATGCAGCTGAAGTTGCACAAGAAGCATTTAAATCTTGGTCTAAAACTGGGCCTACAGAACGCCGTAATGTTTTATTAAAAGCAGCAGATATATTAGAAAGTAAAACAGCTGAGTTTATTGATGTAATGGCGAAAGAAGTAGGCTCTTCAGGGCTATGGGCTGGCTTCAATGTCATGTTAGCAGCTAATGTTTTTCGTGAAGCTGCAAGCTTAGCAACTCAAATACAAGGTGAGACTATTCCAACAGATAAGCCTGGGACACTTTCAATGACAATACGTGAACCCGTAGGTGTTATTTTGAGTATAGCACCGTGGAATGGGCCTATTGTATTAGCGGCTCGGGCTATTGCTTACCCTATTGTTTGTGGAAATAGTGTTGTATTTAAAGCTTCAGAAGTAAGTCCTAAAACGCATAGTTTAGTTGTTGAGGCTGTTATTGAAGCAGGTTTACCGGCGGGTGTTTTAAATTTACTGTCCAATAAACCAGAAGACGGTGAAAGCATTGTTAATGCTTTAATTGAGCACAAAGCTGTACGAAGAATAAATTTCACAGGATCAACCCATGTTGGGCGTATTATCGCACAAAAAGCTGGTTATCACTTAAAACGATGTCTATTAGAATTAGGTGGAAAAAGCCCTCAGGTCATTCTTGATGATGCAAATTTAAAAGAAGCAGCAAAAGCGGCAACTTTTGGATCATTTCTATATCAAGGACAAATATGCATGACTACTGGCCGTATTATTGTAGATGAATCTGTGGCTGATGAATTTGGTGAAATCTTTGCTAAACTTGCTAGCAAGCTACCTGTTGGAAATCCCTGCGATAATAATGATTGTATTGTAGGACCAGTGGTAACGCAGAGTTCAGCCGAACGCCTAAATGGCTATATTGATGACGCGTTGTCCAAAGGCGCTAAACTGATTACAGGTGGCAAAGCAAATGGCACGGTGATGAAACCTACTATTCTTGATCATGTCACCTCTGATATGGAAATTTACCATGAAGAATCTTTCGGTCCGCTAATCTGTATGGTTAGAGTTAAGAATGCTGATGAAGCATTACATACAGCAAATGACACACCCTATGGCTTATCCGCTGCTGTATTTGGTAAGGATGTCAATAGAGCATTACAAATGGCTAAAGATATCAATGCAGGGCATTGTCATGTCAATGGTACAACAGTCCAGAATGATGCTCAAGCACCTTATGGTGGAACCAAAGATAGTGGCTGGGGACGATTTGATGGTCGCGCCGTTATTGATGAATTTACTGAATTAAAATGGATAACTATTGAGCCTATTGTTCAAGATTATCCGTTCTAG
- a CDS encoding fumarylacetoacetate hydrolase family protein — MSNEFYRLAVVQEPKTGESMVMVEQHELMLPLAVILEGNTQAKSWANASDIKPILEQWSKAEPLIQKAVIDGKSLFINKGLPASEVTYLPPLALPNKIVCIGVNYRDHIEEMKIPADQTYPYSFIKPASNTLRGSGSEVAIPNNVSMIDWEAELAVLIGKPARNVCASDALDYIAGYANFNDLSARDRYASRGSVGVDWVAMKGIDGFAPMGPYFVPSCFIDDPQKLSVRLTINGELKQNSSTDQMVFGVAEIIEHLSSVMTLEVGDVIATGTPAGTALGHLPVKWLVPGDIVSVEIEKLGALITYMT, encoded by the coding sequence ATGAGTAATGAATTTTACCGATTAGCGGTTGTTCAGGAACCGAAAACAGGTGAGTCAATGGTGATGGTTGAACAACATGAATTGATGTTGCCGCTTGCTGTTATATTAGAAGGAAACACTCAAGCAAAAAGCTGGGCTAATGCTTCTGATATCAAGCCTATCCTTGAACAGTGGTCTAAAGCAGAGCCATTGATTCAAAAAGCAGTGATAGATGGAAAGTCTTTATTCATCAATAAAGGGCTGCCGGCAAGTGAAGTAACATATCTCCCGCCCTTGGCACTACCCAATAAAATCGTCTGTATCGGTGTGAACTATCGTGATCATATTGAAGAGATGAAGATTCCAGCAGATCAGACCTATCCTTACTCTTTTATTAAACCCGCCAGCAACACTTTACGGGGTTCTGGAAGCGAGGTAGCTATTCCTAACAACGTAAGCATGATCGACTGGGAAGCTGAACTGGCAGTCTTAATTGGTAAACCGGCACGTAATGTATGCGCCAGTGATGCGTTGGATTACATTGCAGGATATGCAAACTTTAATGATTTATCTGCTCGAGATAGATATGCCTCACGTGGTTCAGTAGGAGTCGATTGGGTAGCAATGAAAGGCATTGATGGCTTCGCTCCAATGGGACCGTATTTTGTTCCGTCTTGTTTTATTGATGATCCTCAAAAGCTGTCTGTACGCTTGACTATTAATGGTGAACTAAAGCAGAACTCATCAACAGATCAAATGGTATTTGGGGTGGCTGAAATTATCGAGCATCTATCTTCTGTGATGACGTTAGAAGTAGGGGATGTGATAGCAACTGGTACGCCAGCAGGAACGGCTCTGGGCCACCTACCAGTTAAATGGCTTGTGCCAGGGGATATTGTATCTGTTGAAATTGAAAAACTTGGTGCGCTTATCACTTACATGACGTAG
- a CDS encoding dihydrodipicolinate synthase family protein, which translates to MTTQNKRKLMTVDDVHGLWAIMPTPAKEGASNWRMQDTVDLEETARVVEELIASGVNAIISTGTFGEGATLTYNEKIVFMETIVKTVNGRVPYFCGTTGLNTRDTIELTRKASEIGCDGTMLGLPMWQLCDVPTAVQFYKDVAEACPDMAICIYANNEAFKFDFPRQFWAQVAEIPQVITAKYLGIGSLVPDMNLSQRKIRFLPLDVDFYAAARIAPEFCTAFWTSGAVCGPAPVLKLRDEVKKASKTGDWDEAQKISGQIARTYATLFPNGSFKDFSTYNINLEKHRINAAGWMNAGPCRPPYIFTPEEYLEGAYKSGKAWAELHQNLSK; encoded by the coding sequence ATGACAACTCAAAACAAAAGAAAATTAATGACTGTTGATGATGTACATGGGCTATGGGCCATTATGCCTACACCCGCAAAAGAAGGTGCTTCTAACTGGCGCATGCAAGATACCGTCGACTTAGAAGAAACTGCACGTGTAGTCGAAGAGCTTATTGCTTCAGGTGTTAACGCTATTATTAGTACAGGGACGTTTGGCGAAGGTGCTACATTAACTTACAATGAAAAAATCGTCTTCATGGAAACTATCGTTAAAACCGTTAATGGCCGTGTACCTTATTTTTGTGGCACAACAGGATTAAATACGCGAGACACTATTGAGTTAACGAGAAAAGCAAGTGAAATTGGTTGTGATGGTACAATGCTAGGTTTGCCAATGTGGCAATTATGTGATGTACCAACTGCGGTTCAATTTTATAAAGATGTTGCAGAAGCTTGTCCTGACATGGCGATTTGTATTTATGCAAATAATGAAGCCTTTAAATTTGATTTTCCACGTCAGTTTTGGGCGCAAGTAGCAGAAATACCACAAGTAATTACTGCTAAATATCTTGGCATAGGTTCACTTGTTCCTGATATGAATTTAAGCCAAAGAAAAATTAGATTTCTTCCTCTTGATGTCGATTTTTATGCTGCTGCTCGTATTGCTCCTGAATTTTGTACCGCATTTTGGACAAGTGGCGCAGTATGTGGCCCCGCCCCAGTATTAAAATTACGAGATGAAGTAAAAAAAGCAAGTAAAACTGGAGACTGGGATGAAGCTCAGAAAATTTCAGGACAAATTGCTAGAACATATGCAACATTATTTCCAAACGGCTCGTTTAAAGATTTTTCAACTTATAACATCAATTTAGAAAAACATAGAATAAATGCTGCTGGTTGGATGAATGCAGGTCCATGCCGTCCTCCTTATATTTTTACACCTGAAGAGTATTTAGAAGGTGCATATAAATCAGGTAAGGCTTGGGCTGAGTTACACCAAAATCTTTCTAAATAA
- a CDS encoding fumarylacetoacetate hydrolase family protein, with protein MTDKLLFPEKQQILTAIKNTDTLFPVHRIFCVGRNYHAHAAEMGVSVDKTKNVPFYFTKHPSSIIPSGSTIKYPPQTNNYHYEMELVVAIGKEGFEITEKDAEDYIFGYACGLDMTRRDLQLKARETNRPWDLGKDFEESAIISPIVPKAECGVIDTGKISLSVNGDIKQDSELKKLIWNVNEVIAHLSKFYHLQPGDLIYTGTPEGVGPVVSGDKIEGAIEKLGNIELTIK; from the coding sequence ATGACTGATAAGTTATTATTTCCAGAAAAACAACAAATTTTAACAGCAATAAAAAATACTGATACATTATTTCCTGTACATCGCATTTTTTGTGTGGGTAGAAACTACCATGCTCATGCAGCTGAAATGGGTGTTAGCGTTGATAAAACGAAAAACGTTCCTTTTTACTTTACAAAACATCCAAGTTCAATCATCCCTTCTGGTTCAACTATTAAATATCCTCCTCAAACAAACAACTACCATTATGAAATGGAATTAGTCGTAGCAATAGGTAAAGAAGGTTTTGAAATAACCGAAAAAGATGCAGAAGATTATATTTTTGGCTATGCCTGCGGATTAGACATGACGCGTCGTGACCTACAACTTAAGGCAAGAGAAACAAATAGACCTTGGGACTTGGGTAAAGATTTTGAAGAATCGGCCATCATTTCACCAATTGTTCCTAAAGCGGAATGTGGCGTAATTGATACTGGCAAAATAAGCCTTTCGGTCAATGGTGATATAAAACAAGATTCTGAGCTAAAAAAATTGATATGGAACGTGAATGAAGTGATTGCACATTTATCTAAATTTTATCACTTACAGCCAGGAGATCTTATCTATACAGGAACTCCGGAAGGTGTTGGCCCTGTAGTTTCAGGCGATAAGATTGAAGGTGCTATTGAAAAACTCGGTAATATCGAATTAACGATAAAATAA
- a CDS encoding non-heme iron oxygenase ferredoxin subunit, with translation MTEKKLIKAIEVIKVPEDDVIGVDINGLNLAIYNVEGEIFATDNICTHGNAKLCDGFLDGYKIECPLHQGEFDIRSGKACTSPLTEDIKSYPTKVGDDGFIYISMA, from the coding sequence ATGACTGAAAAAAAATTAATCAAAGCAATCGAAGTAATTAAAGTACCAGAAGATGATGTCATTGGTGTTGATATTAATGGCTTAAATTTAGCTATCTATAATGTAGAAGGTGAAATTTTTGCTACTGATAATATTTGCACACATGGAAATGCTAAATTATGTGATGGATTTCTTGATGGGTACAAGATCGAGTGTCCTCTTCACCAAGGTGAGTTTGATATTCGAAGTGGCAAGGCTTGTACTAGCCCTTTAACGGAAGATATAAAATCGTATCCCACAAAAGTAGGTGACGATGGGTTTATATATATATCAATGGCTTAA